In the Muricauda sp. MAR_2010_75 genome, one interval contains:
- a CDS encoding TraR/DksA C4-type zinc finger protein — protein sequence MAEELKVRYSDKDLDEFRALIEEKIEKAKSHLELLKSAYMNDGNNGTDDTSPTFKAFEEGSETMSKEANTQLAIRQEKFIRDLKNALLRIENKTYGICRVTGKLINKERLKLVPHATLSIEAKNMQK from the coding sequence ATGGCAGAAGAACTAAAAGTTAGATATTCGGATAAAGACCTTGATGAGTTCAGGGCCTTGATCGAAGAGAAAATAGAAAAGGCAAAGAGCCATTTGGAACTTTTAAAGAGTGCCTATATGAACGATGGAAATAATGGTACAGATGATACTTCGCCCACGTTCAAGGCCTTTGAGGAAGGGTCCGAGACCATGAGCAAGGAAGCCAATACCCAATTGGCCATCCGACAGGAGAAATTTATCCGGGATCTTAAGAATGCACTTTTGCGCATTGAGAACAAGACATACGGTATTTGCCGTGTTACCGGAAAGCTCATTAACAAGGAACGATTGAAGCTTGTGCCGCATGCCACACTGAGCATTGAGGCGAAGAACATGCAGAAATGA
- the ileS gene encoding isoleucine--tRNA ligase, translating into MKFAEYKGLDLPKVSEEVLNFWKDKQIFEKSVSTREGKESYVFYEGPPSANGMPGIHHVMARTIKDIFPRYKTMKGFQVKRKAGWDTHGLPVEIGVEKELGITKEDIGKKISVEEYNAACKKAVMRYTDVWNEMTEKVGYWVDMDDPYITYKPKYMESVWWLLKQIYNKGLIYKGYTIQPYSPKAGTGLSSHELNQPGTYQDVTDTTVTAQFKAKTGSLPEFLKKVDGDIYFLAWTTTPWTLPSNTALTVGPKIEYVLVKSYNQYTFEPINVVVAKNLVNYNFSGKFTKVETVEELKSFQEGDKKIPFLVGETFLGKDLVGIQYEQLIDYVQPYQNPENAFRVIAGDFVTTEDGTGIVHTAPTFGADDALVAKQATPEVPPMLVLDENDNPVPLVDLQGKFRPEMKEFGGKYVKNEYYDEGKAPEKSVDVELAIKLKIENKAFKVEKYVHSYPNCWRTDKPILYYPLNSWFIKVTDVKDRMFELNQTINWKPKSTGEGRFGNWLANANDWNLSRSRYWGIPLPIWRTEDGKEELIIGSVEELKSEMAKAVEAGVLEKDVFEDFVVGDMSEENYDKIDLHKNIVDGITLVSPSGQPMKREADLIDVWFDSGSMPYAQWHYPFENKELIDDGVAFPANFIAEGVDQTRGWFYTLHAIATMVFDSIAYKNVVSNGLVLDKEGKKMSKRLGNAVDPFEVLPEHGPDATRWYMISNANPWDNLKFDIEGVVEVKRKFFGTLYNTYSFMALYANIDEFDYSETDIALKDRPEIDQWILSELHTLVKNVDEAYGDYEATRAARMISDYVQENLSNWYVRLSRRRFWKGDYQQDKISAYQTLYTCLSTVAKLSAPIAPFFMDQLYRDLDATTQKEGFESVHLAEFPVFDANMVNKDLERKMQLAQKISSLVLSIRQKEKIKVRQPLQKIMIPILDDEQRRDIEAVSNLVKSEVNVKEIELLDDASGILVKQIKPNFKVLGPRFGKDMKAIAAEVSKLGQEDIQKMEREGELMLQLENKTVNLQLTDVDISSQDIEGWLVASSGALTVALDVTIDETLKKEGIARELVNRIQNLRKESGFEVTDKIDIKILKDGLVENAVSSNEDYIKTETLTAELNFEEKLEEGIAIAFDDVNTKLFIQKH; encoded by the coding sequence ATGAAGTTTGCAGAATATAAGGGATTGGACTTGCCCAAGGTATCAGAAGAGGTTCTGAACTTTTGGAAAGACAAACAGATTTTTGAAAAGAGTGTTTCCACACGGGAGGGCAAGGAGAGCTACGTGTTCTATGAAGGCCCACCATCTGCAAACGGAATGCCGGGGATTCACCACGTAATGGCACGCACCATCAAGGATATCTTTCCGCGCTACAAGACCATGAAAGGATTTCAGGTAAAGAGAAAGGCCGGATGGGATACCCACGGTTTGCCCGTGGAAATTGGTGTGGAAAAAGAACTGGGCATCACCAAAGAGGATATCGGGAAAAAAATATCGGTTGAGGAATACAATGCGGCCTGCAAAAAAGCGGTAATGCGTTACACGGACGTTTGGAACGAAATGACCGAAAAAGTCGGGTACTGGGTAGATATGGATGATCCCTACATCACCTACAAGCCCAAGTATATGGAATCGGTTTGGTGGCTGCTGAAACAGATTTACAACAAAGGACTCATATACAAGGGGTACACCATTCAGCCTTATTCGCCAAAAGCGGGGACTGGATTGAGTTCCCACGAGCTGAACCAACCCGGAACCTATCAAGATGTTACGGATACCACGGTTACGGCCCAGTTCAAGGCCAAAACCGGTTCGCTTCCAGAATTTTTGAAGAAAGTTGATGGGGACATTTATTTTTTGGCTTGGACGACCACACCGTGGACGCTTCCATCGAACACGGCATTGACGGTAGGACCAAAGATTGAGTATGTGCTCGTAAAATCATACAACCAATACACGTTTGAACCGATCAATGTGGTAGTGGCCAAAAATTTGGTGAACTATAATTTCTCAGGAAAATTCACCAAGGTTGAAACGGTGGAAGAACTGAAATCATTCCAAGAAGGCGACAAAAAAATTCCATTTTTGGTAGGTGAAACTTTTTTGGGCAAGGACTTGGTTGGTATTCAGTATGAACAGTTGATTGATTATGTTCAGCCCTACCAAAATCCTGAAAATGCATTCCGCGTCATTGCTGGGGATTTTGTGACCACCGAAGACGGTACGGGAATTGTACATACTGCACCCACCTTTGGTGCGGACGATGCCTTGGTGGCAAAACAGGCCACCCCAGAAGTTCCGCCCATGTTGGTTTTGGACGAAAATGACAATCCTGTTCCATTGGTAGATCTTCAAGGGAAGTTTAGGCCAGAAATGAAGGAATTTGGCGGCAAGTATGTAAAGAACGAATATTATGATGAGGGTAAAGCCCCCGAAAAATCGGTCGATGTTGAACTAGCCATCAAGTTAAAAATTGAGAACAAGGCCTTTAAGGTCGAGAAATACGTGCACAGCTACCCGAACTGCTGGCGGACGGACAAACCCATCCTGTATTATCCTTTGAATTCTTGGTTCATTAAGGTCACCGATGTGAAAGATCGCATGTTCGAACTGAACCAAACCATCAACTGGAAACCAAAATCCACTGGTGAGGGTCGTTTTGGCAATTGGTTGGCCAATGCAAATGACTGGAACCTCTCCCGGTCAAGATACTGGGGAATTCCATTGCCTATTTGGCGTACCGAAGATGGCAAGGAAGAATTGATCATCGGTTCCGTGGAAGAATTGAAGTCTGAAATGGCAAAAGCTGTTGAGGCAGGTGTATTGGAGAAGGATGTTTTTGAAGATTTTGTGGTGGGCGATATGAGCGAGGAGAACTACGATAAAATTGATCTTCACAAAAATATAGTGGACGGCATCACTTTGGTATCGCCATCTGGTCAACCCATGAAGCGCGAGGCCGACCTTATCGATGTTTGGTTTGATAGTGGTTCCATGCCCTATGCCCAATGGCACTACCCTTTTGAAAACAAAGAGCTGATTGATGACGGAGTGGCATTTCCAGCCAACTTTATCGCCGAAGGGGTGGATCAGACCCGTGGATGGTTTTATACGCTGCACGCTATAGCCACCATGGTTTTTGATAGTATCGCCTACAAAAATGTGGTTTCCAACGGACTTGTTCTGGACAAGGAGGGCAAAAAAATGTCCAAACGTTTGGGCAATGCCGTTGATCCGTTCGAGGTTTTGCCAGAGCACGGACCCGATGCCACGCGCTGGTATATGATTTCTAATGCCAATCCTTGGGACAACCTTAAGTTTGATATTGAAGGCGTTGTTGAGGTGAAGCGAAAATTCTTCGGGACGCTCTACAACACCTACTCCTTTATGGCGCTTTATGCCAATATTGATGAGTTTGATTATTCCGAAACTGATATCGCGCTGAAGGATAGGCCCGAGATAGATCAGTGGATATTGTCCGAACTTCACACTTTGGTCAAAAACGTGGATGAAGCCTACGGCGATTACGAAGCTACCCGTGCGGCACGGATGATTTCCGATTACGTTCAGGAAAACTTGAGCAACTGGTACGTTCGCTTGAGCAGGAGACGTTTCTGGAAGGGGGATTACCAACAGGATAAGATTTCCGCATATCAAACGCTGTACACCTGCTTGTCTACTGTGGCCAAATTATCCGCACCAATAGCGCCCTTCTTCATGGATCAATTGTACCGGGATTTGGACGCAACGACCCAAAAAGAAGGTTTTGAAAGTGTACATTTGGCCGAGTTCCCTGTTTTTGATGCCAATATGGTAAACAAGGATTTGGAGCGCAAGATGCAATTGGCCCAGAAAATTTCTTCTTTAGTGCTTTCCATCCGTCAGAAGGAAAAAATAAAAGTGCGCCAACCGCTTCAAAAAATTATGATCCCAATTTTGGATGATGAACAGCGAAGGGATATTGAAGCTGTTTCCAATTTGGTGAAATCCGAGGTTAATGTAAAGGAAATTGAACTTTTGGACGATGCATCTGGAATCCTGGTAAAACAAATAAAACCTAACTTTAAGGTTTTGGGGCCAAGATTTGGTAAGGACATGAAGGCGATTGCAGCGGAGGTATCAAAATTGGGCCAAGAGGACATTCAAAAAATGGAAAGAGAAGGGGAATTAATGCTACAATTGGAAAATAAAACCGTTAATTTACAGTTAACCGATGTAGACATCAGTTCCCAAGACATTGAGGGTTGGTTGGTGGCCAGTTCAGGCGCTTTGACCGTTGCCTTGGATGTGACCATAGACGAGACCTTGAAGAAAGAAGGTATAGCAAGAGAACTGGTAAACCGAATCCAGAACCTGAGAAAGGAATCAGGATTTGAGGTAACGGATAAGATTGACATTAAAATATTGAAGGACGGCCTAGTGGAGAATGCGGTGTCCAGTAACGAGGATTACATTAAAACGGAAACCTTGACCGCCGAGCTGAACTTTGAAGAAAAACTAGAAGAAGGTATAGCAATTGCCTTTGATGACGTGAATACAAAATTGTTTATTCAAAAACATTAA
- a CDS encoding TonB-dependent receptor → MFKPALTLTLFLILVSISLYAQEVTVLDADSGIPISNLAIFNRDKSKTTITDYNGKTDLGIFNPNERITFQHLSYEIYATTKSQIAKNDHRVYLYLRSEELEEVVLSVSKWEQQKKNVPQKIETIDARSISFTAPQTSADLLQNSGKVFVQKSQLGGGSPMIRGFATNRLLLSVDGVRMNNAIFRGGNLQNVISIDPFTVNKTEVIFGPGSVIYGSDAIGGVMNFYTKKPHFSFTDSLAFSGKADYRFASANTESTSHVEFNFGRQKWASYTSFTYNNFDDLKMGEHGPDSYLRNNYVIQQNGMDVLVSNDDPKKQVSTGYDQVNFLQKFAYRPNDTWNYNLGLYYSETSDYPRYDRLIRPTGNGQGLRSAEWYYGPQKWFMGNFQVTKKGESKFYDRLKLTTAYQFFEESRYDRGFGDVELFSTKEEVDALSMNLDFENKKLGGLHLYYGAEYVFNKVNSKGSVRNIETGAVERTASRYPDGATWQTFAGYINGEYQIEPNFTLLSGIRYSQVWVDAEFEKTFYPFPFDEADIVTGALTGSLGFSWFPREDLQITLNGSTGFRAPNIDDIGKIFDSEPGSVVVPNPDLEPEYAYNGELGIRKNFGDRFVFKGAAYYTYLVDALVRRDFNFNGETEIEYNGELSNVQAIQNAAKAYVYGFEFGMEAFFDEHWSFSSNLTLTEGIEEDDDGTDSPARHAAPTFGDAHLVWQNQKLKADVFVNYNGEVSNDDLALSEQGKDYIYASDANGNPYAPSWYTLNFRSQYQISNALKATVGLENMTNQRYRMYSSGIVAPGTNLILGLGYVF, encoded by the coding sequence ATGTTTAAACCAGCCTTAACCCTAACTTTATTTTTAATACTGGTTTCCATTTCGCTTTATGCACAAGAAGTAACCGTTCTGGATGCCGATTCGGGAATACCCATTTCCAACTTGGCCATTTTTAATAGGGACAAATCCAAAACCACAATCACGGATTATAATGGAAAAACCGATTTGGGAATTTTCAATCCCAATGAGCGGATTACCTTTCAACATCTCAGTTATGAGATTTATGCCACCACAAAATCACAGATTGCCAAAAATGATCACCGAGTTTACCTTTATTTAAGGTCTGAAGAATTGGAAGAAGTGGTTCTGTCCGTTTCCAAATGGGAGCAACAAAAAAAGAATGTTCCCCAAAAAATAGAAACCATTGATGCGCGAAGTATTTCTTTTACCGCGCCACAAACCTCGGCAGACCTACTACAGAACAGCGGAAAGGTCTTTGTCCAAAAAAGTCAATTGGGAGGAGGGAGCCCCATGATCCGGGGTTTTGCCACCAATAGGTTATTGTTGTCCGTGGATGGCGTTCGGATGAACAATGCCATATTCCGCGGAGGAAACCTTCAAAATGTAATTTCAATTGATCCCTTTACGGTGAACAAGACCGAAGTTATCTTTGGACCCGGTTCTGTAATCTACGGCAGCGATGCCATCGGTGGGGTAATGAACTTCTACACGAAAAAACCCCATTTTTCATTTACGGATAGCTTGGCGTTTTCGGGCAAGGCAGATTATAGATTTGCTTCGGCCAACACCGAAAGCACCAGTCATGTGGAGTTTAATTTTGGTCGGCAAAAATGGGCATCCTACACCAGTTTTACCTACAATAATTTTGATGATTTGAAAATGGGTGAGCACGGTCCGGATTCCTATCTCAGAAACAATTATGTCATCCAACAAAATGGCATGGATGTGTTGGTTTCCAACGATGACCCGAAAAAACAGGTTTCAACCGGATACGATCAGGTAAATTTTCTTCAAAAATTTGCGTATCGACCCAATGATACATGGAACTATAACTTGGGGCTCTACTATTCTGAAACTTCGGATTACCCCAGATATGATAGATTGATTCGTCCAACTGGTAATGGGCAAGGACTTCGATCTGCTGAATGGTATTATGGCCCCCAAAAGTGGTTTATGGGGAATTTTCAGGTCACTAAAAAGGGGGAAAGCAAATTTTACGACCGCTTAAAACTTACTACGGCCTATCAATTTTTTGAGGAGAGTCGGTATGACCGTGGTTTTGGCGATGTGGAGCTGTTTTCCACAAAGGAAGAAGTGGATGCCCTTTCCATGAACTTGGATTTTGAGAACAAAAAATTGGGAGGACTGCATTTGTATTATGGTGCTGAGTATGTCTTCAACAAGGTAAATTCCAAAGGAAGCGTGCGAAACATTGAAACCGGTGCGGTGGAACGTACTGCATCCCGTTATCCTGATGGGGCCACTTGGCAGACTTTCGCTGGATATATCAATGGCGAATATCAAATAGAACCCAATTTCACCTTGCTTTCCGGAATTCGGTATAGCCAAGTTTGGGTGGATGCCGAATTTGAAAAGACCTTTTATCCCTTCCCTTTTGATGAGGCCGATATCGTAACCGGAGCCCTTACCGGAAGTTTGGGATTTAGTTGGTTTCCCAGGGAGGATTTGCAGATAACATTGAACGGATCCACTGGGTTTAGAGCACCCAATATTGATGACATTGGAAAAATATTCGACTCCGAACCGGGCTCTGTGGTGGTTCCCAATCCAGATTTGGAACCTGAGTATGCCTACAACGGGGAACTTGGAATCCGAAAAAATTTTGGTGACAGATTTGTTTTTAAAGGAGCCGCCTATTACACCTATTTGGTGGATGCTTTGGTACGAAGGGATTTCAACTTTAATGGGGAAACCGAGATTGAATACAACGGAGAGCTAAGCAATGTTCAGGCGATTCAAAATGCTGCCAAGGCCTATGTGTATGGTTTTGAATTTGGGATGGAAGCCTTTTTTGATGAGCATTGGTCATTTTCATCGAACCTTACCCTTACCGAAGGGATTGAAGAGGACGATGATGGCACCGATAGTCCGGCTCGCCATGCCGCGCCCACCTTTGGTGACGCCCATTTGGTTTGGCAGAATCAAAAATTGAAAGCAGATGTTTTTGTCAACTACAATGGAGAGGTCAGTAATGATGATTTGGCCCTTTCGGAGCAAGGCAAGGATTATATCTATGCCAGTGACGCCAATGGCAACCCTTATGCACCTTCTTGGTACACCTTAAATTTTAGGTCGCAATATCAAATCTCCAATGCCCTAAAGGCCACAGTTGGTTTGGAAAATATGACCAACCAACGCTATCGGATGTATTCTTCGGGCATTGTGGCTCCTGGAACCAATTTAATTTTAGGATTGGGCTACGTTTTTTAA
- the recO gene encoding DNA repair protein RecO, which translates to MQVTTKAIVLSSLKYGDTSLIVRAFTASDGLKTYLLKGVMGSKKGKLKPGYFLPLMQLEIVANHKNKGTLESIREVKVSMPYKSLHTDIVKNSIVLFLAEMLGNSIHEEERDEGLFNYLEYALLWLDEHPANPNFHLLFLLDLTKYLGFYPDTSFKNSPFFDLQEGRFSKTQSLNPLIQSEILENFKRFLGTNFEALHAIQLTKSNRRELLKMVILYFRLHVHGFREPKSLAVLNAVFN; encoded by the coding sequence ATGCAAGTAACCACCAAGGCCATTGTACTTTCTTCCCTAAAATATGGCGATACCAGTCTTATTGTTAGGGCATTTACGGCTTCGGATGGACTCAAGACCTATTTGTTGAAAGGGGTTATGGGCTCCAAAAAAGGAAAACTGAAACCGGGCTATTTTCTCCCGTTGATGCAGTTGGAAATTGTGGCTAACCACAAAAACAAAGGTACTTTAGAAAGTATACGGGAGGTAAAGGTGTCCATGCCCTACAAGTCGCTCCATACCGATATTGTAAAAAACAGCATCGTTCTTTTTTTGGCCGAAATGTTGGGTAACAGTATTCATGAAGAGGAGCGGGATGAAGGCCTTTTCAATTATTTGGAATATGCATTGCTTTGGTTGGATGAGCATCCTGCAAACCCCAATTTTCACCTCCTTTTTTTGTTGGATCTCACCAAGTATTTGGGCTTCTATCCGGACACTTCTTTTAAAAACTCGCCTTTTTTTGATCTTCAAGAAGGAAGATTTTCTAAAACACAATCACTTAACCCATTGATTCAAAGTGAAATACTGGAAAATTTTAAACGTTTTTTGGGCACGAATTTTGAGGCATTACATGCAATACAACTAACTAAGTCTAACAGGCGGGAACTCTTAAAAATGGTTATTCTCTATTTCCGGTTGCACGTGCACGGATTTAGGGAACCAAAGTCCCTTGCCGTATTAAATGCCGTTTTTAACTAA
- the gdhA gene encoding NADP-specific glutamate dehydrogenase: MEQKIKAFMDEVIARNGHEPEFIQAVQEVAETVIPYIAQNDIYYGKNILLRMVEPERLISFRVAWIDDDGEIHVNRGYRVQMNSAIGPYKGGLRFHPTVNASVLKFLAFEQVFKNSLTTLPMGGGKGGSDFDPKGKSDDEIMRFCHAFMTELCRHIGPNTDIPAGDIGVGAREIGFLFGMYKKIRNEFTGVLTGKGLSWGGSLIRPEATGYGTVYFADSMLKTKNETCKDKKVVISGSGNVAQYAAEKVLHLGGKVLTLSDSGGFIYDKDGIDEGKLAFVMDLKNNKRGRISEYVDKYPSAEFHKGETPWKVACDIALPCATQNELNGDDAATLIKNGCIAVAEGANMPSTPEAIHAFHDAKILFAPGKASNAGGVATSGLEMSQNSLRISWTRKEVDERLKGIMADIHDSCIEYGKEEDGYCNYVKGANIAGFVKVADAMLAQGVI; this comes from the coding sequence ATGGAACAGAAAATTAAAGCATTTATGGATGAGGTCATTGCTAGAAACGGCCATGAACCAGAATTCATCCAAGCGGTTCAAGAGGTAGCAGAAACCGTAATTCCTTACATCGCACAAAACGACATTTATTACGGAAAAAATATCCTTTTGCGCATGGTGGAGCCGGAACGATTGATTTCGTTCCGAGTGGCATGGATTGATGATGATGGTGAAATCCATGTTAATCGTGGTTATCGCGTTCAAATGAACTCGGCCATTGGACCTTACAAAGGAGGACTTCGTTTTCATCCCACAGTGAACGCCAGTGTATTGAAATTCTTGGCCTTTGAACAAGTTTTTAAAAATAGCTTGACCACCCTGCCCATGGGTGGTGGTAAAGGAGGTTCCGATTTTGACCCAAAGGGTAAATCGGATGACGAAATCATGCGTTTTTGCCATGCTTTTATGACCGAACTGTGCAGGCATATTGGCCCAAACACCGATATTCCAGCCGGGGATATTGGCGTAGGCGCCCGTGAAATTGGTTTCCTCTTTGGGATGTACAAAAAAATACGCAACGAGTTCACTGGAGTGTTGACCGGGAAAGGACTTTCATGGGGCGGTTCCTTGATTCGCCCTGAAGCCACAGGATATGGAACCGTTTACTTTGCCGATAGCATGCTGAAGACCAAAAACGAAACCTGTAAAGACAAAAAAGTGGTCATTTCAGGTTCGGGTAACGTGGCGCAATATGCCGCAGAAAAGGTATTGCATTTGGGAGGGAAGGTATTGACGCTTTCCGATTCCGGAGGATTCATTTATGACAAAGACGGTATTGATGAAGGAAAACTCGCCTTTGTTATGGATTTGAAGAACAACAAGAGAGGCAGAATTTCGGAGTATGTGGATAAATATCCATCAGCCGAATTCCATAAGGGAGAAACCCCTTGGAAAGTGGCTTGTGATATTGCATTGCCCTGTGCCACCCAAAACGAATTGAATGGTGATGATGCCGCAACATTGATCAAAAACGGATGTATTGCCGTGGCCGAAGGAGCAAATATGCCTTCAACCCCGGAAGCCATTCATGCATTCCATGATGCCAAAATTTTATTCGCTCCTGGGAAAGCCTCAAATGCAGGAGGTGTGGCCACTTCAGGATTGGAAATGTCGCAAAACTCATTGCGTATCAGCTGGACCCGAAAAGAAGTTGATGAGCGGCTTAAAGGTATTATGGCCGATATTCACGATTCCTGTATTGAATATGGGAAAGAGGAGGACGGCTACTGCAACTATGTAAAAGGAGCCAATATTGCTGGCTTTGTAAAGGTGGCGGATGCCATGTTGGCCCAAGGTGTGATTTAA
- a CDS encoding cystathionine gamma-synthase: MSKKKLRFNSKTIHGGQHPDKAYGAVMPPIYQTSTYAQTTPGGHKGFEYSRSANPTRTALENALASIENGTYGLAFASGLSAIDAVIKLLQPGDEVVSTNDLYGGSYRLFKQIFEKFGIKFHFIGMQDVASIEANINIKTKLIWVETPTNPMMNVIDIEAVSALAKKHNLLLAVDNTFATPYLQRPLDLGADIVMHSATKYLGGHSDLVVGALVVKDKELADKLYFIQNASGAVCGPMDSFLTLRGIKTLHVRMQRHCENGKAIAHYLANHPKIEKVYWPGFESHPNHDIAKSQMSGFGGMISFVPKGSSYEEAIKIVEKLEVFTLAESLGGVESLAGHPASMTHASIPKEEREKSGVVDALIRLSVGIEDADDLIADLKQAIG; encoded by the coding sequence ATGAGCAAAAAAAAGTTACGATTTAACAGCAAGACCATTCATGGGGGGCAACATCCAGACAAAGCTTATGGAGCCGTAATGCCACCCATTTACCAAACCTCAACCTATGCCCAGACCACCCCGGGCGGACATAAGGGATTTGAATACTCTAGAAGTGCCAACCCCACCCGGACCGCTTTGGAGAATGCTTTGGCCAGCATTGAAAATGGAACTTATGGATTGGCCTTTGCCAGTGGTTTATCGGCCATTGATGCCGTTATAAAATTGTTGCAACCTGGTGATGAGGTAGTTTCCACCAACGATTTGTACGGGGGGAGCTATCGGCTTTTCAAACAGATATTTGAAAAATTTGGCATAAAATTCCATTTTATAGGGATGCAAGATGTAGCTTCCATTGAAGCGAACATCAACATAAAAACCAAATTGATATGGGTAGAGACACCAACCAATCCAATGATGAACGTTATAGATATTGAGGCGGTTTCTGCTCTGGCCAAAAAACACAACTTATTGTTGGCCGTAGACAATACTTTTGCCACCCCCTATTTACAAAGACCATTGGATTTGGGAGCGGATATTGTGATGCACTCAGCCACCAAATATTTGGGCGGTCACAGTGATCTTGTGGTAGGAGCTTTGGTGGTGAAGGATAAGGAACTGGCGGACAAGCTCTATTTCATTCAAAATGCCAGTGGTGCGGTGTGTGGTCCCATGGACAGTTTTTTAACGCTTCGCGGCATAAAAACCCTCCACGTTCGTATGCAACGCCATTGTGAAAACGGGAAAGCCATAGCTCACTATTTAGCCAACCACCCCAAAATTGAAAAAGTGTACTGGCCCGGATTTGAGTCGCACCCCAATCATGACATTGCCAAAAGCCAAATGAGCGGTTTTGGTGGAATGATATCTTTTGTGCCCAAAGGGAGCAGCTATGAAGAAGCCATAAAAATTGTGGAAAAACTGGAGGTTTTCACTTTGGCTGAGTCGCTGGGAGGCGTGGAGAGTTTGGCGGGCCATCCGGCAAGCATGACCCATGCCAGTATTCCTAAAGAAGAACGAGAAAAAAGTGGCGTGGTGGATGCTTTGATTCGTTTAAGCGTAGGTATTGAGGACGCAGACGATTTAATTGCGGATTTGAAACAGGCCATAGGGTAG
- a CDS encoding DUF3298 and DUF4163 domain-containing protein, giving the protein MKKYFRLLLILWIPIGCETEHKLTFEPLKLQGESCKNCPEITINIPHALDESGVATAINRSLREEVIALLSFSENEDIENVDQAMASFTESYKELKTKFPDEIGWEAKINGEIIYEDANMVTIVVNSYTFTGGAHGYGSTSYLNFDKAKGTELENWQLFDDPEGFEKFAETKFRVQEKIPQDSNINATGFMFEGDSFHLPNNVGYTQDGVQLIYNQYEVASYADGPIILTLPYSEVNLFLKRKVKS; this is encoded by the coding sequence ATGAAAAAGTATTTCCGCCTACTTTTAATCCTCTGGATTCCTATTGGTTGCGAAACCGAACACAAACTTACGTTTGAACCACTGAAATTACAGGGGGAGTCCTGCAAGAATTGTCCTGAAATTACAATAAACATTCCACATGCCTTGGATGAGTCGGGCGTGGCCACTGCCATTAACCGCAGTTTGCGGGAAGAGGTGATCGCGCTTTTATCTTTCAGTGAAAATGAAGACATTGAGAATGTGGATCAGGCCATGGCATCGTTTACCGAAAGTTATAAAGAATTAAAGACCAAATTCCCCGATGAAATAGGCTGGGAGGCCAAAATAAATGGCGAAATCATTTATGAGGATGCCAATATGGTGACCATTGTGGTGAACTCCTATACCTTTACCGGAGGGGCACACGGATATGGCTCCACGAGCTATCTCAATTTTGATAAGGCAAAAGGCACTGAACTGGAAAACTGGCAGCTTTTTGATGATCCTGAAGGTTTTGAAAAATTTGCGGAGACCAAGTTTAGGGTTCAGGAGAAAATTCCCCAAGATAGCAACATCAACGCCACAGGTTTTATGTTCGAGGGTGACTCGTTTCATTTACCCAACAATGTGGGTTATACCCAAGATGGGGTACAATTAATCTACAACCAATATGAGGTGGCTTCTTATGCCGATGGGCCCATCATCTTGACCCTGCCCTATTCCGAAGTAAATCTTTTTTTAAAGCGCAAGGTGAAGTCTTGA
- a CDS encoding conjugal transfer protein TraO codes for MRKTYFTYWVYCALVLVTVQQIHSQRSNYSVGVVPTYKTDGYGMQFNLNHYHSTTDYLQASLAATFSKEQPNSGVEFPYHDYLFNLGYFTTILTAPKRGFFIFFGGGPSVGYKYINNGETEFPFDASTAESSFIFGGFASFEMDFFLSDAFSLFVPTSGFYHFNSDLNDTMLLLGVGIRYYLK; via the coding sequence ATGAGAAAAACCTACTTTACCTACTGGGTATACTGCGCCCTAGTGTTGGTTACCGTTCAGCAAATCCATTCCCAAAGAAGTAATTATTCCGTTGGAGTGGTGCCCACCTACAAGACTGATGGGTATGGTATGCAGTTCAATTTAAACCATTATCACAGCACAACAGATTATCTCCAAGCCTCTTTGGCAGCTACTTTTTCCAAAGAGCAACCCAATTCCGGTGTTGAATTTCCCTACCACGACTACCTATTCAATCTTGGGTATTTTACCACAATTTTGACTGCTCCAAAACGGGGATTCTTCATTTTTTTTGGTGGAGGGCCTTCGGTTGGGTACAAGTACATCAACAATGGTGAAACGGAATTTCCGTTTGATGCATCAACAGCTGAGAGCAGTTTTATCTTTGGAGGTTTTGCCTCTTTTGAAATGGATTTCTTTCTTTCGGATGCTTTTTCATTATTTGTCCCAACAAGTGGTTTTTACCATTTTAACAGTGACCTTAATGACACCATGCTACTGTTGGGAGTTGGTATTCGGTATTATTTGAAGTGA